DNA from Archaeoglobus veneficus SNP6:
TCTGCAGCTTCTCTCAAGTGATCTCTGAAATCCTTGCCAGCGATCTCACAGTACCCTTCCTCCTGCACCGAACCCTCCACGACAAGAATTCTTCTGCCTTTCGTTCCCTTTTCCCACCTTTCCTTCTTTAGTCTCTCTGCAAGGCTTCCCGATGCGGGATGAATTGTTTCCATGTAATCAGGCAGAGCAATCGGTAATCCAGACGTACCCACAGTTATTTCCGTCAAAATCTGGACCAAGTCCGGCTCGGTTGCCTGGGCAAATGATATCGTGCAGCCAGTGCAAGCAGCACCGTTGAGCCAGCAGATGTGCCAGTAGTCCTTGACTTCTGTAAGTGCTTCAACGATTTCGGATTTGTACGTTGTGAGAAAGGCCGTTGCTCCCAGCGCTGCAACTCCCTTCATAAAGTTTCTTCTGCTAAGTTTCATGCCTTCACCTCCTATCAAATTGTCTTGATGTTAATCCTTATTGTGAGGTAGGGATTATTTAAACTTTTTTCAAATTTCTCAAGTATAAATTAAAAACTAAAGAACTTAACACTTAGTAACACTTTTTTCCTAACTTCTTATCATCCAAGACCTCAAACTAAAAAAGAGGTGTTAACTTAGCAAACCCTCGGAATGGGGTCTGCAGTTGGAGGTGGCATAATTTTGCGGGTGCCTATGGTCGTTTCTATAACAACCTCCCTAAACTCCGAAGTAGCGTAACCGACAATTGCAGCATCTTTTTGTCCAGCTTTTTTCAGAGCTTTAAGCACCTCTTCAGCCAGATCTGCAACGACACCCATTACGACTTTGCCCTCATTGGCCATCATGAGCGGATCGAGGCCAAGCACATCGCAGAAGCTCTTCACGTCATCTCTTATCGGTATTTTCTCCTCCTCGATGAGAATTCCAACGCCGCTCTTCTCGGCTATCTCGTTGAGTGCCGCGGCAATTCCGCCTCTCGTTGGATCTTTCATGGCAGTAATGCCACCTGTCTCAAGAGCATTCTTCAGGAAAAGCCAGACTGGATAAACGTCAGATTCTACGTCGAGTTCGAATCCAAAACCCTCTCTGCTCGCCATAATGGCTGCTGCGTGCTCGGCTATGTTGCCGGTGATTATTACTGCGTCTCCCTCTGCGAGTCCTCTGTCTCTGACCCACGAATAGGGGTAGCTACGATATTCCCTAACGATGCTAAGGTTCTTCTCGAGGTGCTCGTTTCTCAGGCCAATGCCCGTAGTGTTAACAGCAATCCCTATATTCGCTTCAACCACCTTTGTATCCCCGGTTATTATCTTTGCATCTATTTTTTCGAGCCATTCAGCCATGTCATCGAGAATTCTGTCGAGAGTTTCGACGGAGAAGCCATCCTGAACTATGAGAGACATGGACATGACTGCCGGCTTCGCTCCCATTACTGCGAGATCGTTAGCAGTACCGCAAACTGCAAGGCTGCCTATGCTTCCTCCCGGAAAAACCGGTGGACTTACGACGTATGAGTCTGTTGTGAACGCGTAGCCGTTGAAATCGGAAGAATCATCAAGTTCTGAGAGGGCAATTTCTCCAGCCTTTGAATCGAACCTCGATATGACGTGCTTCCTGAGAAAATCCATCATGTACTTTCCGCCGGCTCCATCCTCCTTTCTTATCAACTTCATGCAAGCTCCTCCAGAAACTTCGAAATATAAATCTGCCCAAAACTTATGCCGTTATCTCCTGCAGCAACTTCTTCATTAACGAAAAGTCTGATTTCCTTCTCGCTGAGATACTTTTCAACGAGGGGTGTCAGGTAGGAGTTGAAGGCAACACCACCACTCATAACGACATCGGCTTTTGCCTTCCTTGCTGCCCTCGCTGCAATCTCCGCAAGTCCGCAGGCGAGATAGTCTATCACCTGGTAGGCGATTGTGGATTTAGTCTCCCCCTCCAGATATCTTTCAAGGGCGTCACAGATGACTGGTTTTACCCTCAGTACTTCTACCTCCGACGTCTTTGCCTCAAACCCCTCTGTAATGCATGGAGATGGATAGATTGCCTCTTCTCTTTCGCTTGAAATTATGGGCTCGTAGTACGGCTCGCCCTCCTTTACGCACGCTTCAAGCTTCATCGCTGGTTCTCCTTCGTACGTCCTTTCGAAACACAGCTCGAGCATGGCAGAGCACGCGTCGAGATATCTGCCGGCTGACGATGCCTTTGCCAATGCCAGACCCTCGTCTATTTGCTTCGCAAAGAGCTCGAAGTTTTCACCCGACCTCAGATATCTGCTGTAGGGTTCGAGAATGTTGTAATCTCCCTTCTCAGTATACACAGCCGAGAACAGCACTCTGAGCGGGAAGCGAACTGCAAGATCTCCTCCAAGAAGCTCGAGGGTCTCAAGCCTCCCCACGCGTTCAAATCGCCGATTTTCGAAATCTATCAGGAGAACCTCACCACCCCATGTAGTGCCGTCAAAGCCGTAGCCAACACCGTCAACCGCTATGGCAACAGCCCTGTCTATCCCTCTTTCCGCCATAACGGACATTCCGTGGGCGAAATGGTGCTGAACTCTGACGAGTTTGGAATTCGCATCCTCGGCCAGCTTTTCGGCAAAGCGGGAGGTGTTGTAGAGCGGATGGGCGTCGCATATCACTGCATTGATGCGATCCATCCGCAGGAAAGATGTAAAGAAATCTATGGCTTTCTTGAAAAACTCGTTATAGGTCCTGAAGTTTGCCGTATTGCCTATGTACTGGGAAAGGACGACTTTACCATCCTTAAGCAGGGCTATGGAGTTGTAGAGTTCTGCTCCCAGAGCGATTGCGTTGATATTAACGTTAAGGCTGAAGGTTTTTGGGACGAAACCTCTGGAACGCCTGATAATCATCCTGTGATTTCCCACGAACTTAATCACGGAATCGTCAACCCTGTTGGCAATTACGAGGTTGTGGCGAAGCACGGCGTCAAGAGCTAAGCTGAAGACACCATCATCGATGAACATAGGTTCTCCGGGCATGTTTGCAGATGTGAGAACGATGAAGTCTGCTTTCAGGAAACGAAAGAGTATGTGGTGAATCGGGGCATATGGCAGCATTATGCCAATGGTATCGAGATCTGGTGCAACTGCGAAGAATGAATTAACGTCCTTCTTCCTCAACACGGTTATGGGACGGATGTAGCTAAGCATTTCGTTTTCCTCTTCGCTGCTGAGTTTTGCCACCCTTTTTACAGCTTCCACATCCCTCGCCATTACTGCAAAGGGCTGCTGGGGTCTGTTCAGAATCTTCCTGAGATTCCATACGACTTCATCATCTGTAATACATGCGATGTGGTATCCGCCGAGACCCTTGATTGCAATGATTTTGCCAGAATCTATGAGTTCCGCAGCCCTTATTATTCCATCGAGTCCTCTTATTATCCTGTTTCCAAGAACGAGCTCGTAGTCCGGCCCACATTGTCTGCAGGCGATGGACTGCGCATAGTAACGCCTGTCTTCAACATCCCAGTACTCTTTGCTGCATTCGCTACAGAGCGGAAAGTCCACGAATGTCGTGTTTTCCCTGTCGTAGGGTAGTCTTACCGCTACGCTGAAGCGGGGCCCGCAGTCGGTGCAGGAGATGAAGGAGTAGAGATACCTCCTGTCTTTAGGGTTGAAAAGCTCGTTAAGGCAGGCGTCGCATGTGGCAACATCCGGGGGAGGAAGAGAGAGTTCCTTTCTGCTTCCGCCGCTTTTTTCAATTGTAAAGTCCTCGGGAGGTTTTAAATCGACTTCTTCCACCCTTACAGACTCAACGACTGCAATGGGCGGCTTCTCTTTCCTGAGTCTCTCGACGAATTCGTCAACCCGCGAGTCTATGATAATTTCAACCGTGCCGTCACCGGTATTTTTCACATAGCCTTTGAGTCCCATTGACTTTGCGAGCCTGTAAACGAAGGGGCGAAAACCGACTCCCTGAACGATTCCCTTTACCGTGAGTCTGTACATGGCAATCGGAAATAATTTGTTACCGATAAATAAATACTTGATGCTCAATTTACTAAACCTGTTTTTGTCAATGCTGAGTGAGCATCTGCAACGCACATTTCATACTTCTCACTACAAATTCCGAAAAATA
Protein-coding regions in this window:
- the hypE gene encoding hydrogenase expression/formation protein HypE; translation: MKLIRKEDGAGGKYMMDFLRKHVISRFDSKAGEIALSELDDSSDFNGYAFTTDSYVVSPPVFPGGSIGSLAVCGTANDLAVMGAKPAVMSMSLIVQDGFSVETLDRILDDMAEWLEKIDAKIITGDTKVVEANIGIAVNTTGIGLRNEHLEKNLSIVREYRSYPYSWVRDRGLAEGDAVIITGNIAEHAAAIMASREGFGFELDVESDVYPVWLFLKNALETGGITAMKDPTRGGIAAALNEIAEKSGVGILIEEEKIPIRDDVKSFCDVLGLDPLMMANEGKVVMGVVADLAEEVLKALKKAGQKDAAIVGYATSEFREVVIETTIGTRKIMPPPTADPIPRVC
- the hypF gene encoding carbamoyltransferase HypF; translation: MYRLTVKGIVQGVGFRPFVYRLAKSMGLKGYVKNTGDGTVEIIIDSRVDEFVERLRKEKPPIAVVESVRVEEVDLKPPEDFTIEKSGGSRKELSLPPPDVATCDACLNELFNPKDRRYLYSFISCTDCGPRFSVAVRLPYDRENTTFVDFPLCSECSKEYWDVEDRRYYAQSIACRQCGPDYELVLGNRIIRGLDGIIRAAELIDSGKIIAIKGLGGYHIACITDDEVVWNLRKILNRPQQPFAVMARDVEAVKRVAKLSSEEENEMLSYIRPITVLRKKDVNSFFAVAPDLDTIGIMLPYAPIHHILFRFLKADFIVLTSANMPGEPMFIDDGVFSLALDAVLRHNLVIANRVDDSVIKFVGNHRMIIRRSRGFVPKTFSLNVNINAIALGAELYNSIALLKDGKVVLSQYIGNTANFRTYNEFFKKAIDFFTSFLRMDRINAVICDAHPLYNTSRFAEKLAEDANSKLVRVQHHFAHGMSVMAERGIDRAVAIAVDGVGYGFDGTTWGGEVLLIDFENRRFERVGRLETLELLGGDLAVRFPLRVLFSAVYTEKGDYNILEPYSRYLRSGENFELFAKQIDEGLALAKASSAGRYLDACSAMLELCFERTYEGEPAMKLEACVKEGEPYYEPIISSEREEAIYPSPCITEGFEAKTSEVEVLRVKPVICDALERYLEGETKSTIAYQVIDYLACGLAEIAARAARKAKADVVMSGGVAFNSYLTPLVEKYLSEKEIRLFVNEEVAAGDNGISFGQIYISKFLEELA